One segment of Triticum aestivum cultivar Chinese Spring chromosome 2A, IWGSC CS RefSeq v2.1, whole genome shotgun sequence DNA contains the following:
- the LOC123187609 gene encoding pre-rRNA-processing protein ESF2 → MAETSENEYHTDEEEDLVGEEEGGTGSEGEEVGVTGKKRNRPLKKKSLDGFSKRGVCYLSRVPPHMNPSHVRQIFSKYGEVQRIYLVPEGQGHRKHSNVKAKAYSEGWVEFAKKSVAKRVANLLNGEQIGGKKRSSFYYDIWNIKYLRKFKWDDLVGEIAEKTHIREQKLTLEITAAKKQRDHYLSNAEKSRTQKFIRERIKKKQKPEGKESNDVGETNNDRPIPRQNRAVEERGPNKKAKLSKNILAGVFGGSS, encoded by the exons GAGGAAGACCTggtcggagaggaggaaggaggcaccGGGAGCGAAGGCGAGGAGGTTGGAGTGACCGGCAAGAAGAGGAATCGGCCTCTAAAGAAGAAGAGCCTGGACGGCTTCAGCAAGCGCGGGGTGTGCTACCTCAGCCGCGTCCCTCCCCACATGAACCCGTCGCACGTCCGCCAGATCTTCTCCAAGTACGGCGAGGTGCAGAGGATCTACCTCGTCCCCGAAG GTCAAGGTCATCGCAAGCATAGTAACGTAAAAGCGAAGGCTTACTCCGAAGG GTGGGTTGAGTTTGCAAAGAAAAGTGTCGCCAAGAGGGTGGCTAATCTTCTTAATGGTGAACAAATAG GTGGGAAGAAGAGGTCGTCATTTTATTATGACATCTGGAACATAAAGTATCTCAGGAAGTTCAAATGGGATGATCTGGTTGGTGAAATAG CTGAGAAGACTCATATCAGGGAACAGAAATTAACATTGGAGATAACAGCTGCGAAGAAACAACGTGATCATTATCTCTCTAATGCTGAAAAGTCTCGTACACAGAAATTTATTCGTGAGCGCATAAAAAAG AAGCAAAAGCCGGAAGGAAAAGAATCCAATGATGTTGGTGAGACGAATAACGATCGTCCAATTCCTCGACAGAATAGAGCAGTTGAGGAGAGAGGCCCTAATAAAAAGGCAAAGCTCTCAAAAAATATTCTGGCCGGA GTATTCGGTGGTTCATCATGA
- the LOC123187611 gene encoding homeobox-DDT domain protein RLT3 isoform X1 yields the protein MMAKGFLAKSDNAGTKKSPLQIQMLESFYSEVQYPKPEDVTEYAASVGLTYNQVRIWFKERRRKERRHMEAAEVHMETQASARSNWPRCSSSRSSNSSQSPMQDTTGHQSYQDQSVLKKRKIMSPTAQRSTLPFENNDPVRKHGKGKGLMTVWHAMYSQTAEIQDCSSFIDESGCLRSLRPFEDCGGKLAQRQTLPRKKVNKKSRPPPSKRKVPCGRATDLTEHPSVECHLSVDESESSELRTEQATLVDDEELELSELQAGPNPLRCSAHLSSTGRHGCPLCKDLLARFPPPSVRMKQPFPTKPWESSPEMVKKLFQVVRFVYTHFGSMDVHPFTFDEFAQAFHEKDSSLLGKVHVSLLKLLMLNTERSSGSVFVPRSSKDSRFLSFLNFVREQEFNVNFWIKSLNSLTWVEILRQVLVASGFGSDHHMLNRNFFNKEKNQMVKYGLRPRTLKGELFALLSKKGSGGLKVAELAKSPQIIGLNLSGASEVEQLIFSTLSSDITLFEKIAPSAYRLRVDPRIKGKEDPRSDTEDSGTVDDDRDASSSGDESDGPQESYAEHESRIVRWRQKNVHKNMNKCSEIDESYSGERWLLGLMEGEYSDLSIDEKLDCLVALIDVVSGAGSVPRLEEPQSVLSSIQRAQSHASGGKIKKCTRTIYQSSDEYLNRPGSSHSFDSSMQGQSGSLRSQDYIADSGANESPTGFAHQPQIVLLGSDRRYNNYWLFLGPCRADDPGHRRVYFESSEDGHWEVIDSPQDLLSLLSVLDIRGTREAHLLASMKKRQSCLFEGMKKHLEDGCVVALTASSDSSHSETSSGNRYSPKPSSGDGASPLSDIDSASVPTYLAGNLQNASSAIGIEVGRRSDEKMSKWERLQALDKWIWTSFYSSLTAVKCGKRSFKESLVHCDSCHDLYWRDEKHCRICHSTFEVGFDLEERYAIHVATCREPEDLYDVPNHKVLPSQLQALKAAIHAIEALMPTAAFAGLWMKSSHNLWVKRLRRTSSLPELLQVLVDFVGAIDEDWLYQSSSAVSFSSYLDDITVYFQTMPQTTSAVALWVVKLDALIAPHLAQADSGRGLGKGFIQTRAQACLR from the exons ATGATGGCCAAAGGATTTCTAGCCAAGAGCGATAATGCAGGGACAAAGAAATCTCCCCTGCAAATCCAGATGCTGGAGAGTTTTTATTCTG AGGTACAATATCCGAAGCCGGAGGACGTGACAGAGTATGCGGCATCTGTTGGTTTGACTTACAACCAGGTCAGAATATGGTTCAAAGAGCGGAGGCGGAAAGAGAGGAGGCACATGGAAGCTGCAGAGGTTCACATGGAAACACAAGCTAGTGCAAGATCAAATTGGCCTAGATGTAGCAGCAGCAGGTCTTCCAATTCAAGTCAATCTCCAATGCAAG ATACCACAGGACATCAATCCTACCAGGATCAAAGCGTTTTGAAGAAGAGAAAG ATCATGTCGCCTACTGCTCAGAGATCCACTTTGCCATTTGAGAACAATGATCCTGTGAGGAAGCATGGAAAGGGCAAAGGTCTAATGACAGTGTGGCATGCAATGTATTCCCAAACTGCAGAAATTCAAGATTGCTCCAGTTTCATTGATGAAAGTGGTTGCTTGAGGTCATTGAGACCATTCGAAGATTGTGGTGGAAAGCTTGCCCAA AGACAAACTTTGCCACGGAAGAAAGTAAACAAGAAGAGTAGACCTCCACCGAGTAAAAGAAAG GTGCCATGTGGCAGAGCTACTGATTTGACGGAGCATCCTTCAGTGGAGTGCCATCTTTCAGTTGATGAATCAGAATCCTCAGAACTACGAACTGAACAGGCTACTTTAGTTGATGATGAGGAGCTTGAGCTCAGTGAGTTACAAGCAGGTCCTAATCCTTTAAGATGTTCAGCTCATCTTTCTTCCACTGGGAGACATGGCTGCCCCCTTTGTAAAG ATTTACTTGCCAGGTTTCCTCCACCAAGTGTCAGGATGAAACAACCATTTCCCACAAAACCTTGGGAGTCATCACCTGAAATGGTGAAAAAGCTCTTCCAG GTTGTCCGGTTTGTCTACACACATTTTGGTAGTATGGATGTTCATCCCTTTACGTTTGATGAGTTTGCACAAGCATTCCATGAAAAG GACTCCTCGTTGTTGGGGAAAGTACATGTCAGTCTTCTCAAGCTACTTATGTTAAACACAGAAAGGAGCAGCGGCAGTGTGTTTGTTCCAAGATCATCTAAAGATAGCAGATTCTTAAGCTTTCTGAACTTT GTTAGAGAACAAGAATTCAATGTGAATTTTTGGATCAAATCCCTGAATTCTCTTACTTGGGTTGAAATACTACGCCAGGTTCTGGTTGCTTCAGGTTTTGGTTCAGATCATCATATGCTGAATCGGAATTTCTTTAACAAG GAAAAGAATCAAATGGTTAAATATGGGTTACGTCCTCGTACACTGAAAGGTGAATTGTTTGCACTATTGTCTAAGAAAGGAAGCGGTGGGTTAAAAGTTGCTGAACTTGCCAAATCACCACAG ATTATTGGTCTTAATCTCTCTGGTGCATCAGAAGTAGAGCAGCTTATTTTTTCAACTCTCTCTAGTGACATCACATTGTTTGAGAAGATTGCGCCTTCTGCATATCGTCTCCGTGTTGATCCTCGGATTAAAGGAAAAGAAGATCCTAGATCAGATACCGAGGATTCTGGAACTGTTGATGATGATAGGGATGCTAGCAGCAGTGGTGATGAATCTGATGGTCCACAAGAGAGTTATGCTGAGCATGAAAGTAGAATTGTCAGGTGGAGACAGAAGAACGTACATAAAAATATGAATAAATGCAGTGAAATTGATGAAAGTTATTCTGGAGAACGATGGCTTCTGGGGTTGATGGAAGGCGAGTACTCAGACCTAAGCATCGATGAGAAGCTGGATTGCTTGGTTGCTTTGATAGATGTTGTTTCTGGTGCTGGTTCTGTTCCAAGGCTTGAG GAACCACAAAGTGTCCTGTCTAGCATACAGAGAGCACAGTCGCATGCCTCAGGTGGGAAGATAAAGAAGTGTACAAGAACCATTTACCAATCTAGTGATGAGTACTTAAATAGACCAGGAAGCTCGCACAGTTTTGATTCTTCTATGCAAGGACAATCAGGAAGCCTGAGGAGTCAGGATTACATTGCTGACTCTGGAGCTAACGAATCACCCACAGGATTTGCACATCAGCCACAAATTGTTCTCTTAGGATCAGATCGCAGATATAACAATTACTGGCTCTTCCTTGGCCCTTGTAGAGCAGATGATCCAGGGCACCGTAGGGTTTACTTTGAGTCCTCAGAAGATGGTCACTGGGAAGTGATAGATTCACCACAG GATTTACTCTCGCTATTGTCTGTCCTGGACATCAGAGGCACCAGGGAAGCTCATCTTCTTGCATCAATGAAAAAGAGGCAATCATGTCTTTTTGAAGGCATGAAAAAACACTTGGAAGATGGGTGTGTAGTTGCGCTCACAGCATCATCTGATTCTTCTCATTCCGAGACAAGCAGTGGAAACAGATATTCACCCAAGCCAAGTAGTGGAGATGGAGCTTCACCCCTATCAGACATTGACAGTGCTTCTGTTCCAACATATCTAGCTGGTAATCTTCAAAATGCATCATCTGCAATAGGAATTGAAGTTGGGAGGAGAAGTGATGAGAAGATGTCAAAGTGGGAAAGGTTGCAAGCGTTAGATAAATGGATCTGGACTTCTTTCTACTCTTCCCTTACTGCTGTTAAGTGTGGCAAGAGATCATTTAAGGAATCACTCGTTCATTGTGATAGTTGTCATGATCTGTATTGGAGAGATGAAAAACATTGCAGAATATGCCACTCTACTTTTGAGGTTGGTTTTGATCTTGAAGAAAGATATGCTATACATGTGGCAACATGCAGGGAGCCTGAGGATTTGTACGATGTGCCAAATCATAAAGTTCTTCCTTCGCAGCTACAGGCACTTAAAGCAGCCATTCATGCTATTGAG GCACTTATGCCTACGGCAGCTTTTGCTGGTTTGTGGATGAAGTCTTCGCACAACCTGTGGGTTAAGCGGCTGCGACGAACATCATCATTACCCGAGCTTTTGCAG GTTCTTGTTGATTTTGTTGGGGCAATTGATGAGGATTGGTTGTACCAAAGCTCATCAGCAGTAAGCTTTAGTTCATATCTGGATGACATTACTGTATACTTCCAAACGATGCCACAAACTACGTCTGCAGTTGCACTCTGGGTTGTCAAATTGGATGCCCTCATTGCACCTCATTTGGCACAAGCTGATTCTGGCAGAGGATTAGGCAAAGGGTTCATACAGACAA GAGCGCAGGCATGCTTGAGATAG
- the LOC123187611 gene encoding homeobox-DDT domain protein RLT3 isoform X2 — translation MMAKGFLAKSDNAGTKKSPLQIQMLESFYSEVQYPKPEDVTEYAASVGLTYNQVRIWFKERRRKERRHMEAAEVHMETQASARSNWPRCSSSRSSNSSQSPMQDTTGHQSYQDQSVLKKRKIMSPTAQRSTLPFENNDPVRKHGKGKGLMTVWHAMYSQTAEIQDCSSFIDESGCLRSLRPFEDCGGKLAQRQTLPRKKVNKKSRPPPSKRKVPCGRATDLTEHPSVECHLSVDESESSELRTEQATLVDDEELELSELQAGPNPLRCSAHLSSTGRHGCPLCKDLLARFPPPSVRMKQPFPTKPWESSPEMVKKLFQVVRFVYTHFGSMDVHPFTFDEFAQAFHEKDSSLLGKVHVSLLKLLMLNTERSSGSVFVPRSSKDSRFLSFLNFVREQEFNVNFWIKSLNSLTWVEILRQVLVASGFGSDHHMLNRNFFNKEKNQMVKYGLRPRTLKGELFALLSKKGSGGLKVAELAKSPQIIGLNLSGASEVEQLIFSTLSSDITLFEKIAPSAYRLRVDPRIKGKEDPRSDTEDSGTVDDDRDASSSGDESDGPQESYAEHESRIVRWRQKNVHKNMNKCSEIDESYSGERWLLGLMEGEYSDLSIDEKLDCLVALIDVVSGAGSVPRLEEPQSVLSSIQRAQSHASGGKIKKCTRTIYQSSDEYLNRPGSSHSFDSSMQGQSGSLRSQDYIADSGANESPTGFAHQPQIVLLGSDRRYNNYWLFLGPCRADDPGHRRVYFESSEDGHWEVIDSPQDLLSLLSVLDIRGTREAHLLASMKKRQSCLFEGMKKHLEDGCVVALTASSDSSHSETSSGNRYSPKPSSGDGASPLSDIDSASVPTYLAGNLQNASSAIGIEVGRRSDEKMSKWERLQALDKWIWTSFYSSLTAVKCGKRSFKESLVHCDSCHDLYWRDEKHCRICHSTFEVGFDLEERYAIHVATCREPEDLYDVPNHKVLPSQLQALKAAIHAIEALMPTAAFAGLWMKSSHNLWVKRLRRTSSLPELLQVLVDFVGAIDEDWLYQSSSAVSFSSYLDDITVYFQTMPQTTSAVALWVVKLDALIAPHLAQADSGRGLGAQACLR, via the exons ATGATGGCCAAAGGATTTCTAGCCAAGAGCGATAATGCAGGGACAAAGAAATCTCCCCTGCAAATCCAGATGCTGGAGAGTTTTTATTCTG AGGTACAATATCCGAAGCCGGAGGACGTGACAGAGTATGCGGCATCTGTTGGTTTGACTTACAACCAGGTCAGAATATGGTTCAAAGAGCGGAGGCGGAAAGAGAGGAGGCACATGGAAGCTGCAGAGGTTCACATGGAAACACAAGCTAGTGCAAGATCAAATTGGCCTAGATGTAGCAGCAGCAGGTCTTCCAATTCAAGTCAATCTCCAATGCAAG ATACCACAGGACATCAATCCTACCAGGATCAAAGCGTTTTGAAGAAGAGAAAG ATCATGTCGCCTACTGCTCAGAGATCCACTTTGCCATTTGAGAACAATGATCCTGTGAGGAAGCATGGAAAGGGCAAAGGTCTAATGACAGTGTGGCATGCAATGTATTCCCAAACTGCAGAAATTCAAGATTGCTCCAGTTTCATTGATGAAAGTGGTTGCTTGAGGTCATTGAGACCATTCGAAGATTGTGGTGGAAAGCTTGCCCAA AGACAAACTTTGCCACGGAAGAAAGTAAACAAGAAGAGTAGACCTCCACCGAGTAAAAGAAAG GTGCCATGTGGCAGAGCTACTGATTTGACGGAGCATCCTTCAGTGGAGTGCCATCTTTCAGTTGATGAATCAGAATCCTCAGAACTACGAACTGAACAGGCTACTTTAGTTGATGATGAGGAGCTTGAGCTCAGTGAGTTACAAGCAGGTCCTAATCCTTTAAGATGTTCAGCTCATCTTTCTTCCACTGGGAGACATGGCTGCCCCCTTTGTAAAG ATTTACTTGCCAGGTTTCCTCCACCAAGTGTCAGGATGAAACAACCATTTCCCACAAAACCTTGGGAGTCATCACCTGAAATGGTGAAAAAGCTCTTCCAG GTTGTCCGGTTTGTCTACACACATTTTGGTAGTATGGATGTTCATCCCTTTACGTTTGATGAGTTTGCACAAGCATTCCATGAAAAG GACTCCTCGTTGTTGGGGAAAGTACATGTCAGTCTTCTCAAGCTACTTATGTTAAACACAGAAAGGAGCAGCGGCAGTGTGTTTGTTCCAAGATCATCTAAAGATAGCAGATTCTTAAGCTTTCTGAACTTT GTTAGAGAACAAGAATTCAATGTGAATTTTTGGATCAAATCCCTGAATTCTCTTACTTGGGTTGAAATACTACGCCAGGTTCTGGTTGCTTCAGGTTTTGGTTCAGATCATCATATGCTGAATCGGAATTTCTTTAACAAG GAAAAGAATCAAATGGTTAAATATGGGTTACGTCCTCGTACACTGAAAGGTGAATTGTTTGCACTATTGTCTAAGAAAGGAAGCGGTGGGTTAAAAGTTGCTGAACTTGCCAAATCACCACAG ATTATTGGTCTTAATCTCTCTGGTGCATCAGAAGTAGAGCAGCTTATTTTTTCAACTCTCTCTAGTGACATCACATTGTTTGAGAAGATTGCGCCTTCTGCATATCGTCTCCGTGTTGATCCTCGGATTAAAGGAAAAGAAGATCCTAGATCAGATACCGAGGATTCTGGAACTGTTGATGATGATAGGGATGCTAGCAGCAGTGGTGATGAATCTGATGGTCCACAAGAGAGTTATGCTGAGCATGAAAGTAGAATTGTCAGGTGGAGACAGAAGAACGTACATAAAAATATGAATAAATGCAGTGAAATTGATGAAAGTTATTCTGGAGAACGATGGCTTCTGGGGTTGATGGAAGGCGAGTACTCAGACCTAAGCATCGATGAGAAGCTGGATTGCTTGGTTGCTTTGATAGATGTTGTTTCTGGTGCTGGTTCTGTTCCAAGGCTTGAG GAACCACAAAGTGTCCTGTCTAGCATACAGAGAGCACAGTCGCATGCCTCAGGTGGGAAGATAAAGAAGTGTACAAGAACCATTTACCAATCTAGTGATGAGTACTTAAATAGACCAGGAAGCTCGCACAGTTTTGATTCTTCTATGCAAGGACAATCAGGAAGCCTGAGGAGTCAGGATTACATTGCTGACTCTGGAGCTAACGAATCACCCACAGGATTTGCACATCAGCCACAAATTGTTCTCTTAGGATCAGATCGCAGATATAACAATTACTGGCTCTTCCTTGGCCCTTGTAGAGCAGATGATCCAGGGCACCGTAGGGTTTACTTTGAGTCCTCAGAAGATGGTCACTGGGAAGTGATAGATTCACCACAG GATTTACTCTCGCTATTGTCTGTCCTGGACATCAGAGGCACCAGGGAAGCTCATCTTCTTGCATCAATGAAAAAGAGGCAATCATGTCTTTTTGAAGGCATGAAAAAACACTTGGAAGATGGGTGTGTAGTTGCGCTCACAGCATCATCTGATTCTTCTCATTCCGAGACAAGCAGTGGAAACAGATATTCACCCAAGCCAAGTAGTGGAGATGGAGCTTCACCCCTATCAGACATTGACAGTGCTTCTGTTCCAACATATCTAGCTGGTAATCTTCAAAATGCATCATCTGCAATAGGAATTGAAGTTGGGAGGAGAAGTGATGAGAAGATGTCAAAGTGGGAAAGGTTGCAAGCGTTAGATAAATGGATCTGGACTTCTTTCTACTCTTCCCTTACTGCTGTTAAGTGTGGCAAGAGATCATTTAAGGAATCACTCGTTCATTGTGATAGTTGTCATGATCTGTATTGGAGAGATGAAAAACATTGCAGAATATGCCACTCTACTTTTGAGGTTGGTTTTGATCTTGAAGAAAGATATGCTATACATGTGGCAACATGCAGGGAGCCTGAGGATTTGTACGATGTGCCAAATCATAAAGTTCTTCCTTCGCAGCTACAGGCACTTAAAGCAGCCATTCATGCTATTGAG GCACTTATGCCTACGGCAGCTTTTGCTGGTTTGTGGATGAAGTCTTCGCACAACCTGTGGGTTAAGCGGCTGCGACGAACATCATCATTACCCGAGCTTTTGCAG GTTCTTGTTGATTTTGTTGGGGCAATTGATGAGGATTGGTTGTACCAAAGCTCATCAGCAGTAAGCTTTAGTTCATATCTGGATGACATTACTGTATACTTCCAAACGATGCCACAAACTACGTCTGCAGTTGCACTCTGGGTTGTCAAATTGGATGCCCTCATTGCACCTCATTTGGCACAAGCTGATTCTGGCAGAGGATTAG GAGCGCAGGCATGCTTGAGATAG
- the LOC123187612 gene encoding phosducin-like protein 3, translating into MADYHFVYKDVEGATTQWDDIQRKLGNLPEKPEPFKPPPFAPRVDADEQPKSKEWLDARDPDELEELEDDLDDDRFLEQYRRMRLAELKEAAKTARFGAVQPITGSDFVREVSQAPPDVWVVVFLYKDAIPECGLLETCLEELAPKYAETKFVKIISTDCIPNYPDRNVPTILVYNNSAVKGTYVGLQKFGGKKCTPESVALALCHSDPVLNDGQGGGDSSRNNVMEGVRRKFIEKVVSQLETQEDEDDSD; encoded by the exons ATGGCGGACTACCACTTCGTGTACAAGGACGTGGAGGGGGCGACCACGCAGTGGGACGACATCCAGCGCAAACTCGGAAACCTGCCCGAGAAGCCGGAGCCCTTCAAGCCGCCGCCCTTCGCCCCCAGGGTCGACGCGGACGAGCAGCCCAAGTCCAAGGAGTGGCTCGACGCGCGCGACCCCGACGAGCTCGAGGAGCTCGAGGACGACCTCGACGATGACCGCTTCCTGGAGCAGTACAG GAGGATGAGGCTTGCAGAGCTCAAGGAGGCAGCAAAAACTGCCAGATTCGGCGCAGTACAGCCCATCACAGGCTCTGATTTTGTGCGTGAGGTTTCGCAGGCTCCACCGGATGTCTGGGTTGTGGTCTTCCTCTACAAGGATGC GATACCAGAATGTGGGCTGCTTGAGACTTGCCTGGAGGAACTGGCGCCGAAATATGCAGAAACCAAGTTTGTTAAAATTATTTCCACGGACTGTATTCCCAACTACCCAGATAGAAATGTTCCTACAATACTGGTGTACAACAACAGTGCTGTCAAAGGGACTTATGTTGGTCTACAGAAGTTTGGTGGAAAGAAATGCACACCTGAAT CTGTTGCATTGGCGCTTTGCCATTCAGACCCAGTACTGAATGATGGACAAGGTGGTGGCGATTCATCCCGTAACAATGTCATGGAAGGCGTTCGCAGGAAGTTCATAGAAAAGGTTGTCTCCCAGCTTGAAACGCAAGAAGACGAAGATGATAGCGACTAA